The stretch of DNA TGTAATTCTGACATGCAACCGCAGCGTAGCCGGCGAAACACAAAATGCTCTCGATGGCTATTGGAAGGGTCCTTTGCAAGTGCCGGGAGGGAAACTGGAAGTGATTTTCCGGTTAGTAAAGCTTAGCGACGGAACCTACTTCGCGGCCATGGATGTGCCGTTGCAGAAAGTCAGCCGCATGCCGGTGGCCGTATCTGTGCACGGCGATACCATTTCTCTGGCCGCTGAAGAAGCTGGTAGCCGTTTCATGGGCCGCCTGACCCCCGATGGAAAGAAGATTGATGGCACTTGGAGCCAGCCGGGCTTTACCGTGCCCATGCTGCTGGAGTTCGTGCCCGCCACCATCGACACGAACCCCAAAGCTCGCCTCACGCCCCCTTACCGCGAGGAGGAAGTGCTTTTTACCAATATTCCCGTTGATTTGCGCCTGGCCGGTATGCTTACAATTCCGGCGGGCAAGGGGCCGTTTCCGGCGGTAGTGCTAGTGTCCGATGCTGGAGCGCACGACCGGGAAGGTACCGTAGGCGACTACCACGTGCTAGGAGCTCTAGGCGACTACCTGACGCGGCGTGGTATTGCCGTGCTGCGCTTCGATGACCGCGGCGTGGGCAAATCAGGCGGGCAGGCCAGCACTACCACCGTGCCAGATATGGTATCTGACGTGCAGGCGGCCCTGAACTTCCTGCGCACCCGCCCTGAAATTGATTTGGAGCACCTGGGCGTAATCGGCCACGGAGAAGGCGGAAACGTAGCCCTGTTGGCTGCCGCCCAGCCTCTGCCCCCCAGCTTTGTAGTAACGCTGGCAGCTCCTGGCTTGCCTGGTAGAGTATTGCAGGCCCAGCAGCAGGCCAATATGCTGAAGGCGACAGGTACTGATGCTGCCAAAATGGAAACGGCCCTGAAAAACCAGCAGGCTATGTTTGACTTTATTGCTCAAACGCCCGATCCAACGCAAGCGAAACCTATCATTGCTAACATGTTACGCCAAAGCAACCCCACGCTGGATTCTAGCGCCGTGCGGCTTGCCGCTACTGACATGACTTCGGCCCGTTACAAAGCGTTCCTCAGCTTTGACCCTACGGCCAAGATGGGTGATGTAAAGTGCCCCGTACTGCTGCTGAATGGCACGGCAGACTTAGACGTAGGCGCCGATGCAAATTTGGCGGTGCTAACCAAGTGCCTGAAGAGCAGCGGCAGCGTAACTCCCCGTAAGCTGCTGGGAGTAAACCACCTCTTCCAGTCTGATCCGAAGGAATGGCCGCTGGTAAACGGTCAACAAAAGCCAGCTTTCTCCTCTGCCGCCCAAGAGGCCATTAGGGAGTGGGTTGTGCAGCAAACTCAAACCGACAAGGGCAAAAAATAAGCTCTCTGCTGGTCTTACACAGTAGCAAGAGGACCGGGTGGGCTTAGCCATTCGGCCCTCTTTTGCGTATGCCCAAGCTCATCATTTCTCTCTTCCTCTATATATGAAAAAGCATTTCCTCTCAATTTTCGCCGCCACCGCTCTTTTATCGGCCTGCGGCGACCTGAAGAACCCCGAAACCAAAGACCAGCCTCAGGAAGCTACTGCTGATACGGCCGTAGTGTACCGGAATGGCGAAACCGCAGCCGCTGCAGCTGGTACCGCCGGTGATAAAATGGAAAACGCCGCCGACCAAGCAGGCGCTGCTGTCAGCAAAACCTGGGACATGACCAAGGCTAAGCTTGCGGATGTGAAGCTCGAGGAAATTGACCTGCCTGAAGTGTCAGTGCGCAGTGATGATGAGTACAACGTATACGGTCTGGAAGAAAAAATCCTTTTCGACACTGATAAGGCTGAAATCAAGCCTTCTGCTACTCGGGCCCTCGCTGAAATCAGCGCTTCGGTGGCACAGCGTTTCCGGGGCAAGGAAGTACAGGTTTTAGGTTTCGCTGATTCCCGCGGTGATAAAGCATACAACCGGGAGTTGGCGGCTAAACGCGCGGCTGCAGTGAAAAACTGGCTGACTACCAACGGCCAGATGAATGCAGCAAACGTAAGCATCGAGTCATTCGGCGAAACGGCCCCAGTAGCTTCTAACGCTACGGCCGCTGGCCGCCAGCAGAACCGCCGGGTAGAAATTGCCGTGCGTAAATAATGCCTCTAGCCCACGTAAAGGAAATGTAGTTCTCCTTTGCGTGGGCTGGTTACACTTTAAGCTAGGCAGCTATTCTTGGGTAGCAAACATGCTCTAAAAGCAAAATGGCCGGCTCACATGTAGTGAGCCGGCCATTTTGCTTTTAGAGCATGTTTGAAGTGGCCTAGAGTTGCCACTGAGTAACTCTTATTCTCTAAGCAGCAATAAGTTGTACTAATCCTTAATCATGTCCACTTCAGCCCGAATCATCGCGTTGTAGCGCTGGCCATTGCTAGCCAAAGTAATCAGGCTCCAGCCACGACCGATGGTGTAGTTCCAGGTGCGGCTCTCCTTGAATTCGAAGGTAGGCCGCAGGATCTGACCATAAGGCGTGTAATTGTCCATGAAGTTAGTGGTGTAAAACTTGTCAC from Hymenobacter taeanensis encodes:
- a CDS encoding alpha/beta hydrolase family protein gives rise to the protein MNKIVHVSWWQRTLLYLLLVILTCNRSVAGETQNALDGYWKGPLQVPGGKLEVIFRLVKLSDGTYFAAMDVPLQKVSRMPVAVSVHGDTISLAAEEAGSRFMGRLTPDGKKIDGTWSQPGFTVPMLLEFVPATIDTNPKARLTPPYREEEVLFTNIPVDLRLAGMLTIPAGKGPFPAVVLVSDAGAHDREGTVGDYHVLGALGDYLTRRGIAVLRFDDRGVGKSGGQASTTTVPDMVSDVQAALNFLRTRPEIDLEHLGVIGHGEGGNVALLAAAQPLPPSFVVTLAAPGLPGRVLQAQQQANMLKATGTDAAKMETALKNQQAMFDFIAQTPDPTQAKPIIANMLRQSNPTLDSSAVRLAATDMTSARYKAFLSFDPTAKMGDVKCPVLLLNGTADLDVGADANLAVLTKCLKSSGSVTPRKLLGVNHLFQSDPKEWPLVNGQQKPAFSSAAQEAIREWVVQQTQTDKGKK
- a CDS encoding OmpA family protein translates to MKKHFLSIFAATALLSACGDLKNPETKDQPQEATADTAVVYRNGETAAAAAGTAGDKMENAADQAGAAVSKTWDMTKAKLADVKLEEIDLPEVSVRSDDEYNVYGLEEKILFDTDKAEIKPSATRALAEISASVAQRFRGKEVQVLGFADSRGDKAYNRELAAKRAAAVKNWLTTNGQMNAANVSIESFGETAPVASNATAAGRQQNRRVEIAVRK